A stretch of the Oncorhynchus mykiss isolate Arlee chromosome 23, USDA_OmykA_1.1, whole genome shotgun sequence genome encodes the following:
- the LOC118943850 gene encoding BCL2/adenovirus E1B 19 kDa protein-interacting protein 3-like — MTEDKQSVIEENLQGSWVELHFNNGNSAGSPAHGAAGVEEEQVPGSATEVPGSATELPGSATELPGSATELPGSGLGASASVHGGDLMAGSTSASVLPGSLSASTQGGDLIPGSGSASGSVQGGVDLEKMLLDAQHESGRSSSRGSVPCDSPPRPQTPLLRRGSEVHSSGEKNSSQSEEDYLERRREVENLMKKNADWIWDWSSRPENIQRKEFVLKHPKRINPLSIRNTSVMKNGGIFSAEFLKLFLPSLLISHVLAIGLGVYIGRRLSTSVTSTF; from the exons GTTCCTGGGTGGAGCTGCACTTTAACAATGGCAACAGTGCTGGCTCACCAGCACATGGGGCTGCTGGTGTGGAGGAAGAGCAGGTACCAGGCTCTGCCACTGAGGTACCAGGCTCTGCCACGGAGCTACCAGGCTCTGCCACTGAGCTACCAGGCTCTGCCACTGAGCTACCAGGCTCTGGGTTAGGTGCCTCTGCCTCAGTCCATGGTGGAGACCTGATGGCTGGGTCTACCTCTGCGTCGGTCCTGCCtgggtctctctctgcctctacccaGGGAGGTGACCTGATTCCTGGGTCAGGGTCTGCGTCTGGCTCAGTCCAGGGAGGGGTGGACTTGGAGAAGATGTTGTTAGACGCCCAGCACGAGTCAGGAAGAAGCAGCTCCAGGGGCAGTGTTCCCTGTGACag tccTCCGAGACCCCAGACTCCTTTGCTCCGCCGTGGCTCAGAAGTGCACAGCTCAGGAGAGAAGAACAGCTCACAG TCTGAAGAAGACTACCTAGAACGGAGACGTGAAGTGGAGAACCTGATGAAGAAGAACGCAGACTGGATCTGGGACTGGTCCAGTAGACCTGAGAACATTCAACGCAa GGAGTTTGTTCTGAAGCATCCCAAACGTATCAACCCTCTCAGCATCAGAAACACCAGCGTCATGAAGAACGGAGGGATCTTCTCTGCAGAGTTCCTCAAACTTTTCCTTCCTTCTCTGCTCATATCCCACGTACTGGCCATCGGTCTGGG GGTGTACATTGGGAGACGTCTAAGTACCTCAGTGACCAGTACCTTCTAA
- the LOC110532938 gene encoding serine/threonine-protein phosphatase 2A 55 kDa regulatory subunit B delta isoform isoform X2: MAGVGGGNDFQWCFSQVKGAIDEDVAEADIISTVEFNYSGELLATGDKGGRVVIFQREQESKNRPHSRGEYNVYSTFQSHEPEFDYLKSLEIEEKINKIRWLPQQNAAHSLLSTNDKTIKLWKISQRDKRAEGYNLKDEDGRLRDPFRITSLRVPVLLPMDRMVEASPRRIFANAHTYHINSISVNSDHETYLSADDLRVNLWHLEITDRSFNIVDIKPANMEELTEVITAAECHPHQCNVFVYSSSKGTIRLCDMRAAALCDRQSKFFEEPEDPSSRSFFSEIISSISDVKFSHSGRYMMTRDYLSVKVWDLNMENRPVETYQVHEYLRSKLCSLYENDCIFDKFECCWNGADSAIMTGSYNNFFRMFDRNTRRDVTLEASRENSKPRAILKARKVSTGGKRKKDEISVDSLDFNKKILHTAWHPKENVIAVAATNNLYIFQDKIN, encoded by the exons CCGACATAATCTCAACGGTTGAGTTTAACTATTCTGGAGAACTACTAGCGACGGGAGACAAAGGAGGTCGTGTCGTCATTTTCCAACGGGAACAAGAG AGTAAAAACCGTCCTCATTCCAGAGGAGAATACAACGTGTACAGCACTTTCCAGAGCCATGAACCCGAGTTTGACTATTTAAAAAGCTTAGAAATCGAGGAGAAAATCAACAAAATAAGATGGTTACCTCAACAAAACGCTGCACACTCTCTGCTCTCAACAAACG ACAAAACCATCAAGCTGTGGAAAATCAGCCAACGGGACAAAAGAGCAGAAGGCTACAACTTGAAAGACGAGGATGGAAGACTGAGAGATCCTTTCAGAATCACGTCGTTACGG GTGCCTGTGCTGCTGCCCATGGACCGGATGGTGGAGGCTAGTCCGAGGAGGATATTCGCTAACGCACACACATATCACATCAATTCCATCTCTGTAAACAGTGATCATGAAACGTACCTTTCGGCTGATGATCTCAGGGTTAACCTCTGGCACTTAGAAATCACTGATAGAAGTTTTA acATTGTAGATATAAAGCCTGCCAATATGGAGGAGCTGACAGAAGTCATCACAGCTGCAGAGTGCCATCCACACCAGTGTAATGTATTTGTGTACAGTAGCAGTAAGGGGACCATCCGCCTCTGTGACATGCGAGCTGCTGCCCTCTGTGATAGGCAAAGCAAAT TCTTCGAGGAGCCAGAGGACCCTAGCAGCCGGTCCTTCTTCTCCGAGATCATCTCCTCAATATCGGATGTGAAGTTCAGCCACAGCGGCCGTTACATGATGACCAGAGACTACCTGTCAGTCAAGGTGTGGGATCTGAACATGGAAAACCGGCCTGTGGAGACCTATCAG GTGCACGAGTACCTCCGTAGCAAGCTCTGCTCGCTGTATGAAAACGACTGCATCTTCGACAAGTTCGAGTGCTGCTGGAACGGTGCTGACAG TGCCATCATGACGGGCTCGTACAACAACTTCTTCCGGATGTTTGACCGGAACACGCGGCGGGACGTCACGCTGGAGGCCTCTAGGGAGAACAGTAAACCTCGGGCCATCCTGAAGGCTCGCAAGGTGTCCACCGGGGGGAAGAGGAAGAAGGACGAGATCAGCGTAGACAGTCTGGACTTCAACAAGAAGATCCTGCACACCGCGTGGCACCCAAAGGAGAACGTCATCGCTGTCGCCGCCACCAACAACCTCTACATATTCCAGGACAAGATCAACTAA
- the LOC110532938 gene encoding serine/threonine-protein phosphatase 2A 55 kDa regulatory subunit B delta isoform isoform X1: MLKYTFKGVGGGNDFQWCFSQVKGAIDEDVAEADIISTVEFNYSGELLATGDKGGRVVIFQREQESKNRPHSRGEYNVYSTFQSHEPEFDYLKSLEIEEKINKIRWLPQQNAAHSLLSTNDKTIKLWKISQRDKRAEGYNLKDEDGRLRDPFRITSLRVPVLLPMDRMVEASPRRIFANAHTYHINSISVNSDHETYLSADDLRVNLWHLEITDRSFNIVDIKPANMEELTEVITAAECHPHQCNVFVYSSSKGTIRLCDMRAAALCDRQSKFFEEPEDPSSRSFFSEIISSISDVKFSHSGRYMMTRDYLSVKVWDLNMENRPVETYQVHEYLRSKLCSLYENDCIFDKFECCWNGADSAIMTGSYNNFFRMFDRNTRRDVTLEASRENSKPRAILKARKVSTGGKRKKDEISVDSLDFNKKILHTAWHPKENVIAVAATNNLYIFQDKIN; this comes from the exons CCGACATAATCTCAACGGTTGAGTTTAACTATTCTGGAGAACTACTAGCGACGGGAGACAAAGGAGGTCGTGTCGTCATTTTCCAACGGGAACAAGAG AGTAAAAACCGTCCTCATTCCAGAGGAGAATACAACGTGTACAGCACTTTCCAGAGCCATGAACCCGAGTTTGACTATTTAAAAAGCTTAGAAATCGAGGAGAAAATCAACAAAATAAGATGGTTACCTCAACAAAACGCTGCACACTCTCTGCTCTCAACAAACG ACAAAACCATCAAGCTGTGGAAAATCAGCCAACGGGACAAAAGAGCAGAAGGCTACAACTTGAAAGACGAGGATGGAAGACTGAGAGATCCTTTCAGAATCACGTCGTTACGG GTGCCTGTGCTGCTGCCCATGGACCGGATGGTGGAGGCTAGTCCGAGGAGGATATTCGCTAACGCACACACATATCACATCAATTCCATCTCTGTAAACAGTGATCATGAAACGTACCTTTCGGCTGATGATCTCAGGGTTAACCTCTGGCACTTAGAAATCACTGATAGAAGTTTTA acATTGTAGATATAAAGCCTGCCAATATGGAGGAGCTGACAGAAGTCATCACAGCTGCAGAGTGCCATCCACACCAGTGTAATGTATTTGTGTACAGTAGCAGTAAGGGGACCATCCGCCTCTGTGACATGCGAGCTGCTGCCCTCTGTGATAGGCAAAGCAAAT TCTTCGAGGAGCCAGAGGACCCTAGCAGCCGGTCCTTCTTCTCCGAGATCATCTCCTCAATATCGGATGTGAAGTTCAGCCACAGCGGCCGTTACATGATGACCAGAGACTACCTGTCAGTCAAGGTGTGGGATCTGAACATGGAAAACCGGCCTGTGGAGACCTATCAG GTGCACGAGTACCTCCGTAGCAAGCTCTGCTCGCTGTATGAAAACGACTGCATCTTCGACAAGTTCGAGTGCTGCTGGAACGGTGCTGACAG TGCCATCATGACGGGCTCGTACAACAACTTCTTCCGGATGTTTGACCGGAACACGCGGCGGGACGTCACGCTGGAGGCCTCTAGGGAGAACAGTAAACCTCGGGCCATCCTGAAGGCTCGCAAGGTGTCCACCGGGGGGAAGAGGAAGAAGGACGAGATCAGCGTAGACAGTCTGGACTTCAACAAGAAGATCCTGCACACCGCGTGGCACCCAAAGGAGAACGTCATCGCTGTCGCCGCCACCAACAACCTCTACATATTCCAGGACAAGATCAACTAA